A region from the Stutzerimonas stutzeri genome encodes:
- a CDS encoding EAL domain-containing protein, producing the protein MLPPESANDIGASEAAKPWRDATRLLSMLSDAGFGIWSWDLQRGVMHGSAGTGRLLGLDESLAEISLEHYLALVVEDDRADVEAIARSVRAGNDTRLRIRHRVRLPDASVRWLEIEGLPQAAETEPAVLVGTVRDITEQHIQAQALEDSQERLELALASAELGYWEWHIPSDRLYASARASELHGIVEGPFDGSFREFFRSVAPNNRQTMREAYSDLLAGRHQTYQTTYQAQHPNGTARHLESTAKLYRDAHGEPLRMAGIIIDATERVLREQHLAASEAKFSALFQGSPDPISLSRIRDGVFIDINPSFSAVFGWQSHEIIGRSAPEIGIWRDEAQRQSLYQQMSRDQHLENAEAQFRTKSGQHVTCVVSSRFIRIDRRLCIVTTFRDITKRQQAEAALKVSETKFATAFHSSPDAIIISERRTGRFIEANEGFYRLTGYRSEEAIGRTSAELKLWPGAQRQELLERLERDGRVTNWEMVGQDRHGKPRHIEVSVEPIELNGTDCLLLSARDISRLKAARAQIQHLAYHDPLTNLPNRTLLMERLNQQASLHKRHNMRGALLFLDLDHFKHINDSLGHPVGDAVLKMITARLEASIRQEDTVARLGGDEFVVLLTGLTGRRSEVTRHVRQFAEKLRTLLAEPMVFEGNRLQVTPSIGIALMPDHGETPADLLKRADIALYRAKDAGRNAIQLFRTTMQEAASARLKLESELRLALQRNEFELQLQPQVNARSGAVIGAEVLLRWHHPEHGTRSPAQFIDVLEESGLIVEVGDWVIKEACRIGAALLANRLVNADSFSLCVNISPRQFRQSEFVERILATLKTTNLPHEMIKLEITEGIVIQNLDDTIAKMRRLCRHGVSFAMDDFGTGYSSLTYLKRLPVNLLKIDQSFVRDALEDSNDAEIIRAIIAMARSLGLEVIAEGVEQQAQLDLLQLQGCHLYQGYLFSQPLRLTVFCQLLEAHSSRR; encoded by the coding sequence ATGCTGCCACCTGAGTCCGCGAACGATATTGGCGCAAGCGAAGCGGCCAAACCCTGGCGAGACGCCACGCGACTGCTGTCGATGCTCAGCGATGCGGGATTCGGCATCTGGTCCTGGGATCTTCAGCGGGGCGTCATGCACGGCTCTGCCGGCACCGGCCGCCTGTTGGGGCTCGATGAGTCTCTCGCTGAAATATCCCTGGAGCACTACCTGGCGCTGGTCGTCGAGGACGATCGCGCCGATGTCGAGGCCATTGCCCGCTCGGTGCGTGCAGGCAACGACACGCGCCTGCGTATCCGCCACCGGGTGCGCCTACCGGACGCCAGCGTACGCTGGCTGGAAATAGAGGGCCTGCCCCAGGCCGCCGAAACGGAGCCGGCGGTCCTGGTCGGTACCGTGCGCGACATCACCGAGCAGCATATCCAGGCCCAGGCACTGGAAGACAGCCAGGAACGTCTCGAGCTGGCGCTCGCCTCGGCGGAGCTGGGCTACTGGGAGTGGCATATCCCCAGTGACCGGCTTTATGCATCGGCCCGCGCATCGGAACTGCATGGAATTGTCGAAGGTCCGTTCGACGGATCGTTTCGTGAGTTCTTCCGCAGCGTCGCGCCGAATAACCGCCAGACCATGCGTGAAGCGTACAGCGACCTGCTTGCCGGACGGCACCAGACCTACCAGACGACCTACCAGGCGCAACATCCAAACGGCACGGCGCGGCATCTGGAAAGCACCGCCAAGCTGTATCGGGATGCTCACGGCGAGCCGCTGCGGATGGCGGGGATCATCATCGATGCCACCGAAAGGGTGCTGCGCGAACAACACCTCGCCGCCTCCGAAGCCAAATTCTCCGCGTTGTTCCAGGGCAGCCCCGACCCTATCTCGCTTTCGCGCATCCGCGACGGCGTGTTCATCGATATCAACCCCAGCTTCAGCGCCGTATTCGGTTGGCAGAGCCACGAGATCATCGGGCGCTCGGCTCCGGAAATCGGCATCTGGCGCGACGAGGCGCAGCGCCAGTCGCTTTACCAACAGATGTCGCGCGATCAGCACCTGGAAAACGCCGAGGCGCAATTTCGCACCAAGAGCGGCCAGCACGTCACATGCGTGGTCTCCAGCCGCTTCATCCGGATCGATCGACGGCTGTGCATCGTCACCACCTTCCGAGACATAACCAAGCGCCAGCAGGCCGAAGCTGCGCTGAAGGTGAGCGAGACCAAATTCGCCACTGCGTTCCACTCCAGCCCTGACGCCATCATCATCAGCGAACGCCGCACCGGCCGCTTCATCGAAGCCAACGAGGGTTTCTACCGCCTGACCGGCTACCGCTCGGAGGAGGCCATCGGTCGGACCTCTGCGGAGCTGAAACTCTGGCCAGGGGCACAACGCCAGGAACTACTCGAGAGGCTGGAGCGCGACGGCCGCGTGACCAACTGGGAAATGGTCGGCCAGGACCGCCACGGCAAGCCCAGGCATATCGAAGTATCGGTCGAGCCGATCGAGCTCAACGGCACCGACTGCCTGTTGCTGTCCGCTCGCGACATCAGCCGCCTGAAAGCCGCTCGCGCGCAGATCCAGCACCTTGCCTACCATGATCCGCTGACCAACCTGCCCAACCGCACGCTGCTGATGGAACGCCTGAACCAGCAAGCGTCGCTGCACAAGCGGCACAACATGCGCGGCGCCCTGCTCTTTCTCGATCTCGATCACTTCAAGCACATTAACGATTCGCTAGGGCACCCGGTCGGCGATGCTGTCCTGAAGATGATCACCGCGCGCCTGGAAGCCAGTATTCGCCAGGAAGACACCGTCGCCCGCCTTGGCGGCGACGAATTCGTAGTGCTGCTGACCGGCCTGACCGGCAGGCGCTCGGAGGTCACCCGGCATGTTCGCCAGTTCGCCGAAAAGCTGCGAACCCTGCTCGCCGAACCGATGGTCTTCGAGGGGAACCGACTGCAGGTCACGCCGAGCATCGGCATTGCATTGATGCCGGATCACGGTGAAACGCCGGCCGACCTGCTGAAGCGCGCCGATATAGCCCTTTACCGGGCCAAGGATGCCGGGCGCAACGCCATCCAGCTGTTCCGTACCACCATGCAGGAGGCCGCCAGTGCGCGTCTGAAGCTGGAAAGCGAGCTGCGTCTGGCGCTGCAGCGCAACGAATTCGAGCTACAGCTGCAACCGCAGGTCAATGCGCGCTCCGGTGCGGTGATCGGCGCCGAAGTTCTGCTGCGCTGGCACCACCCGGAGCATGGCACCCGGTCGCCGGCTCAGTTCATCGATGTGCTGGAGGAAAGCGGCCTGATCGTCGAGGTCGGCGACTGGGTCATAAAAGAGGCCTGCCGGATCGGCGCTGCGTTGCTGGCCAACCGCCTGGTGAACGCCGACAGCTTCAGCCTGTGCGTCAATATCAGTCCGCGCCAGTTTCGCCAGAGTGAGTTCGTCGAGCGCATCCTCGCGACGCTCAAGACCACCAATCTGCCACACGAGATGATCAAGCTGGAAATCACCGAAGGCATCGTGATCCAGAACCTCGACGACACCATCGCCAAAATGCGCCGCCTCTGCCGGCACGGCGTGAGCTTCGCCATGGATGACTTCGGCACGGGCTACTCCTCACTGACCTACCTGAAGCGTCTGCCGGTGAACCTGTTGAAGATCGACCAATCGTTCGTGCGCGATGCCCTGGAGGACTCGAACGACGCGGAGATCATCCGCGCCATCATCGCGATGGCGCGAAGCCTAGGCCTGGAAGTCATTGCCGAAGGCGTCGAGCAACAGGCTCAGCTCGATCTGCTGCAACTTCAGGGATGCCATCTGTATCAGGGTTATCTGTTCAGCCAGCCGCTACGCCTGACGGTCTTCTGCCAGTTGCTGGAAGCTCACTCGTCACGCCGCTGA
- a CDS encoding LysR family transcriptional regulator — protein MDLAALNAFIAIAETGSFSLAAERLHLTQPAVSKRLAALESQLNVRLFDRLGRDIGLTEAGRALLPRAYQILNVLDDTRRALTNLNGDISGRLSLATSHHIGLHRLPPLLRAFTRAYPQVNLDIRFLDSEIAYDEVLHGRAELAVITLAPQTAAPVRARKVWDDPLDFVVAPEHPLARMPEASLADIAHYPAVFPGGNTFTHHIAQRLFEREGLVPNIAMSTNYMETIKMMVSIGIAWSVLPRTMLDDQVVRLPVPGVQLSRQLGYITHTERTLSNAAKAFMALLEAD, from the coding sequence ATGGACCTTGCCGCCCTCAACGCCTTCATAGCTATTGCCGAGACGGGAAGCTTCTCGCTGGCAGCAGAACGCCTGCACCTGACCCAGCCGGCGGTCAGCAAACGCCTGGCCGCGCTGGAGTCGCAACTGAACGTCCGGTTGTTCGATCGACTGGGACGCGATATCGGCCTGACCGAGGCCGGCAGAGCGCTGCTTCCGCGCGCCTACCAGATTCTCAATGTACTGGACGATACCCGCCGCGCATTGACCAATCTCAACGGCGACATCAGCGGTCGACTATCTCTGGCGACCAGCCACCACATCGGCCTGCACCGTCTGCCACCTTTGTTGCGTGCGTTCACCCGCGCCTATCCCCAGGTCAACCTGGACATTCGCTTTCTCGATTCGGAAATTGCGTACGACGAAGTGCTGCACGGGCGCGCGGAGCTGGCCGTGATCACGCTCGCGCCGCAAACGGCCGCGCCGGTTCGAGCCCGCAAGGTCTGGGATGATCCGCTCGACTTCGTGGTGGCGCCCGAACATCCGCTGGCAAGAATGCCCGAAGCCAGCCTGGCAGACATTGCCCACTATCCCGCGGTGTTTCCGGGCGGCAATACCTTTACCCACCATATCGCCCAGCGGCTGTTCGAGCGCGAGGGTCTGGTGCCGAACATCGCGATGAGCACCAACTACATGGAGACGATCAAGATGATGGTGTCCATCGGCATCGCCTGGAGCGTGCTGCCACGCACGATGCTCGATGACCAGGTGGTGCGTCTGCCCGTGCCGGGTGTTCAGCTGTCGCGGCAGCTCGGTTACATCACCCACACCGAGCGCACCCTGTCCAATGCGGCGAAGGCGTTCATGGCACTGCTGGAAGCCGACTAA